The following nucleotide sequence is from Nitrospira sp..
CTGTTCCACGATGTGGTGTATGTCTTCACCCCGCAGGGGATGGTCAAGGAACTCCCCAAGGGCTCCACACCCGTCGACTTTGCCTATTCGATTCATACGGAAATTGGGGATCACTGTGTCGGCGCCAAGGTCAACGGCAAGATTGTGCCGCTCAAGCACACGTTGGAGAGCGGCGACATGGTGGAGATTCTGACTGCTGCCAACCAGACGCCGCATCGCGATTGGTTGAAGTTCGTGCGCACCTCCCGGGCCAAAACGAAAATCAAACACTGGATCAAGGCGGAGGAACAATCTCGGAGCATCGAGATTGGCAAGCGCCTGTTGGAGGCCGAATTCCGACGGCACGGGTTGGCGCCGGCCCAGACGCTGCGCTCGGAACAGCTGTTGGCTGTGGCGAAACAGGTCGGCTACGAAACGGCAGATGAGTTGGCTGCGGCCGTGGGTTTCGGCCACATCTCAACGTCTCAGATCCTCAGCAAGCTCGCACCTCCTCCTATCGACGAGGGCCAGGTCGCGATTCCCGAGGTGCCTGCTGCTCCCAAAGTCTCCACTGGACGCGTGGACGAAAAGGCTGTGCTCGTCAAAGGGGCTCGGGACCTGCTGATGCAATTGTCTCGTTGCTGCAACCCGGTGCCGGGTGACCGTATTCTGGGCTATATCACGCGGGGGCGCGGCTTGACGATCCACACTGTGGACTGTCCCAATCTCGAAGCCCTGGATTACGACAAGAATCGGTTGGTCGAAGTGGAGTGGGATCAATCTACGCCCAGCACCCATGCCGTGAAGATCTCGGTGATCGCCGTCGATAAAACCGGGGTGCTGGCCCATGTCTCTACGGCGATTTCGGAGTGTCAGGCCAACATCAGCCGCGCGGAAATTACGACGCGCGAGGATCGCAAGGCCATGTTGGATTTCGTCGTGGAGGTAGCGGATACCACCCACCTGGCCCGGGTCTTAAAAACGATCGAGCGGGTGGACGGCGTGATCACGGCTCGGCGGGTGAGGTCGTGGCAGGAGCGATCCTGATTAAAAGGTTGAATGCATTCGGCATGCAACCGCGGCAGGTGACAACGACATGAGTGTCTGGATGGCGGTCGCAGGGCTTGTCGCGGTGGCCATCATCTTGGCCGGCCTGTCGGCGCTGATACTTCGCCGCGGTCGCCCCCTTCCTTCCCTTCCCTTTTATGCCGGCGGCATCGCGGCGCTGCTCCTGCTCATGGTCGCAACGGTGACGCAGAGCGAAGCGGTTGAATCATTCCCTCCTCTCTTCCGATCCGCCCTGGAGGTGCTTGCCTGGTTGGGAGCCTCTTTCTTCATTTTTACGGTTCTCGATGCCGTCATCATCGGCGAGTGGCTCATTGAGCGGGGGAAGCGGTACATCCCGGATGTTGTTCGACATTTGTTGATCGGCGCCGAAGTAGTCGCCGCAGGGGTGTTGATCCTCTGGTTAGTCATGGGGGTCAATCTAGTGGCCTTGGTGGCCCTCCCCACTGTGGCGGCGGCTATGGTTGGAGTGGCGCTCAAGGATACGTTGACGCGATTTTTCTCCGGTATCGAATTGGGGAAGATCGTGAAGGTGGGGGATTGGATCGCGGTCGCCGATCGAGAAGGAATCGTCACGCATATCGGCATGGAGCACGTGACGTTGCTCACCCGTACGCAGGACGTTGTCTGCTTACCCAACGATTTGGTGATTCAGAACGGTGTCACTAATTTCTCCAGGCCTTCTCAGTTGCATCTCCGCTCTGTCTATGTCGAGGCCGCGTATCGAGCAACTCCTGAACTGGTCTGTGCCGTACTGGAAGAGGCAGCTTCGTCTGTGCCGGGAGTGGCGACCGAGCCCAGGCCCATTGCCATGGTCACGGCCTTTAACGAATCAGGGATTCAGTATCGCATCAAGTTTCCCATCCTTGATTACGGCCAATACCCGGTCATCGAGAGTCGGGTGCGGACGTACATCTGGCATGTGTTTTCGCGAAGAGGAATCGAGATTCCGTTCCCACAGCGCGTCGTGCATCAGATGGTTGCGCCGGAATCGGAGCCCCCCGAGGAGTCTCTCGAGCGTATCGTGCAACAACTGACCGGAGTCGACTTCCTTGCCATGCTGGACCCGAAGCAGTTATCCCTCCTGGCCCAGGGATCTCGGAAGGAAACGTACCTTCCCGGAGAGCGAGTCGTCCGCCAGGGTGAGGCGGGCGATGTGCTTTATGTCGTGGTGGCAGGACAAGCGGATGTACGTGTAGAGACGGAACGGTTGAGCAAAACGGTTGCGACCATCGGTGCTGGACAGTTTTTCGGCGAAATGTCTTTGCTCACCGGGGAACCGAGGTCCGCGACGGTGGCGGCGACCACTGGACTCGAGGTAATTGCGGTGGGAAAGGCGGCGTTGATGCGAGTGGTTGAAGCAGACCACCGTTTGCTCGACCGCATCGGAGAAATCGTCGCTCGCCGCCAAGCCGTGACGATGTCCGCGAAGGCTCAGCTTTCGCAGGAGGCGGCCTCATTGTCGGCCGCTACGCACACACGTTCGTTGATTGAACGGATTCAAACGTTCTTCTGGGGAAAGAAGCGGGCGCCGCTACCGTAGGGCCCGTCTTGTTACGGCTGCTTGAAGCTGAGTCGCATGCCGCGCTCAAGCTGAAGGGCCTTCGCACGTCCCCCGCCGAGTTCCAGGACATATAACGCCCCCTCGTCGGAATGGTATTGCGGGCAGCCGTCGTCCTGCCGCGTGCAGATGGGGACGTTCCGCTCGATGTGAATGATGGTTTTCTTGGCATCCATCCAGATGATATCGAGGGGAATTTTGGTGTTCTTCATCCAGAATGTCCAAGGTTGGGCGTCCCCAAAGATAAAGAGCATGCCTCGGTCATCTGCAAGCTGCTCACGGAACATGAGCCCCTGGGCTCGTTTCAGCGCCGTATCGGCGAGTTCGGCCTGAATGACTGCGCCGTTCGGGGTCTTGACCGCAATAAGGGTTTCAGGAGAATGGTCGGCACCGATGAGGGGAGCGCTCATGGCCAATAAACCGACGAAGCCAGTGACCAGTGCGCGGATGGTCAGGGAGGACCAGGATGGTTGGAACATGGGGCGCATCCTATCGGGCTGGACATGCACCGTCAAGCGGCGTGGAGACAAGCATTGGCCATGCAGATGTTCTTGAAATTTCTGCGGCCCCTATGCCATCCTCACGAGGCATCGGTACTGGAGGGAGGAAACTCATGAAAGAAAAGCGTCGAGTCCTGTATATGAAGGGCGTCTTTGTCTGCCCCAAATGCCGTCAATCCTATGTGCAGGAAAAATGGATCGAGGAGTTCCGGATTCGTTGTCATAAGTGCGACTATCGAGGAACCCTAACCCAAGTGTCGGTCGAAGAGCACTTGGATGAGGAAACGATTCGTCGGTAACAGTTTTCTAGATCGCCGGGGTTCCGACGGTTCCCTCCGCGGTGCCTACATACGTTGATCCATACGGTCTTGCCTGGGGTGCGATCCTCCCCTCCCATATCTCCCTTCTCCTGTTGTCACGGAGGCTATGATGATCAGGTTATGGCTGATGCTTGTATTGTTGGTGGGAGGCCTCTTACTTCCTGCTACTTCGGGGCAGGCGAGAGACGACCAACAGGTGATTCAGGTTTTGGTGGCCTATCACTCACTCACTGGGCATACCGAGCGTATGGCGAAAGCGGTGGCTGAAGGAGTGGTCATGGTGCCCAATACTCGGGCGACCGTGAAACATGTGCGACAGGTGACCGCGGAAGAATTGTTTTCCGCGGACGCGATTGTGTTGGGATCGCCGGTTTACTGGTCAAATATGGCCGGTGAGGTCAAGGCCTTTATCGATGACTGGCAATTTAAGTTTGGTGTGTTTCCAGAGTTCAAACTCAAGAACAAAGTGGGCGCTGCTTTTGTCACTGGTGGCCAAATCTCGAGCGGAAAAGAGTTGACCCTGCTGTCGATGCTGGCAGCGATGCTGGGGAATTATATGATCGTGGTGAGCGGGGGAGGGGCTTTCGGTGCATCTGCCACGACCGAAGGGGAAAGCCCTGGTCTTGATGAAAATGAACTCGCCGGAGGGCGCAGTTTGGGGCAGCGAGTCGCCGAAGTGACACTGGCCGTCGCCCATGGATTCGGGCAAGGTCAGACGCGATCCGTTGTTCGCTAACGGAGGGGAGGCTGTGGTCCGAGGTGATGTGGTCGATGAGAAAGGAGTGAGCTAAGAGGAAATCGGATCTGGACAGACACTATCGAGTTGGCTCTTAGCCAAAGTCACCAGTTCATGAATATTTCGCGCACAACGTCCGCAGCACCCATTCTCGCGTAGGCCGAACTCCGCAATTAACTGCCGCCTCGTCAGGAACCCCTGACGCCCAGCCGCTCGCACATCCGATTCCGTCAAGCCTTTACACAAGCAGACATACATGTTTGGTATCTCCTGCTGACTTAGCTGGACTAGCCGGGACCAACCGATTTTTGTCGATACTGATAAGCGTTCTCAACTCGAATCTAGAATACCTTGCTCCTTCGATTCTGTCAAGGCTTCGCAGGGGACGTATTTGCAGGGGACTGTTTCAAGATAGTGGAGAAAAGACAGAGGCAGGAGGTTCTTTCGAGCCTCCTGCCTCTTTGTGCTGTCATCCTACTGAGGAGAGAGGGGATTCCTCTCTCCTCAGCGTGCGTCTTACAGCCAGTTGACGCGCTCGGCCGGCCGAATGTAGATCGGCTCTTCGACCTGGATGCGGGCCACTTCCTTGCCCGACTTGTTGAAGCCCAGCACGGTATCGTTGTACATATCGAACCGCTTCCCGTGGATCTGGGTTTCGAACACCTTCGGGCCCGGAATGACATCGTACCGGAACACGATCTGCTGGCTGGCGCGCCACAGCTGGAGCACCGCCAACAGTTCCCGGCTCGGCACCAGGTACTTCTCGATCGCGTTGTCCACCCCCGGCCCGAACATCTGCCGGTTGTAGCCCCGCGGCGCATGCCGCGGCGGAATGTAGTACCCGTTGGGCTCCGTGCCCCACTGCGGGTACAAGGGCAACGCCACCTGCTCCACGCGGATCGCGTAGTACAGCGGGTGCCATCGGTCTTCCGCCCACAGCCCGTCTTCGCCGATCCGCACCAGGCTCTGCATGCGGATCTTCCCCACGCAGGCCGCCATACAGCGCGTTTCCATCGGCTCCCCGCCCGTCAAGGGATCTTTCCCCTCGATCCGCGGATAACAGGCAATACACTTCTCCGACACCCGGGTCGTGCCCCGGTACATCGGCTTCTTAAACGGGCACTGCTCCACGCACTTCTTGTACCCGCGGCACCGGTTCTGGTCGATCAACACGATGCCGTCTTCCGGCCGCTTGTAGATCGCCTTCCGCGGACAGGCCGCCAAGCACCCCGGATACGTGCAGTGGTTGCAGATCCGTTGCAAGTAGAAGAAGTACGTCTCATGCTCCGGCAAGGAACTGCCCGTCATCCGCCACGGTTCGTCGCGGCTGAAGCCGGACTTGTCGACGTTCTCGACCAACGCCCGCATCGAGGTCGCCGTGTCCTCGTAGATGTTCACGAACCGCCATTCCTGGTCCGTCGGGATGTAGCCGATCGCCGCCTGGCCCACCTTGGCCCCCGCGTCGAAAATCGTCATCCCTTCGAACACCCCGTACGGCGCATGGTGCTTGCGGCCCACCCGCACGTTCCACACCTGCCCCCCCGGGTTCACCTGCTCGATCAGCTGCGTGATCTTCACGTCGTAGAACTGCGGATAGCCGCCGTACGGCTTCGTCTCCACGTTGTTCCACCACATGTACTCCTGCCCCTTCGAGAAGAGCCAGGTCGACTTGTCCGCCATCGAACAGGTCTGACACGCCAAACACCGATTGATGTTGAACACAAAGGCAAACTGCCACTTCGGATGCCGCTCCTCATACGGATACAGCATCTTCCGTCCCAGCTGCCAGTTATAGACTTCCGGCATTGTGAATCCTCCTTCTGTACATGATCAAATGGTTAAGTCGTTGCCTTCGAGTCAAGTCCCGAGAACGTGCGTGCCGAGAGGCGACCCCTCGTCGGCAAGTCGCGTCCGTTCTAGACCTTGATCTTGATGTGCTCACCCTTGAGCCACTTGATCATGAACTCGTTTTCCTGCCCTGGGGTGAAGCCGGTGCGCACCGGTTCCCATGGTCCACGGGCGCCGATACCGCCGTCTTCCGCCTTGGTGATGCGGATCAAGCATTCCTTCGGCACCGTGTTAATACCGTGGTGATCGATGGCATAGCCCCACTTGAACTTCCAGGCAATCGTGTGTTTGCCCGGAAGTGAGTCGGTTTGGTGCATCGGCATCAACCAGTTCCGGGTAAAGGACTGTTGGGCCCCGTACCGGAAGTTGGACTGATAGCCGGTGTCCACCGCGATGGCGCGCCCGTCCGGCCGCGTCTCGTGGCCCTTCACCGATTTCGCCGTCGAGACGTACGGTGCGTGCTTAGCCATCGTGACATGGTAAGGATAGGCAGGGTTGTACTTCGCCCGGATCATCAAGCGGGCGACCTTGTAGAACGGATCCGACGGTTTCCAGCCGCGATAGGGCCGGTCCACCGGGTTGCCGTCGACAAAGACGTAGTCGCCGTCGTTGATGCCGCGGTCTTTCGCCGCCTGCGGGTTGATGTGCAACTGATGCTCGCCGACACCCGGCGTCCGCTTGTCCATGCGGTAGGGATCGCCGAAGTTCGACTCGTAAATCTGCACCCAGTCGTTCACCGACCATTGGCTGTGCACCCGGTGCCGGGTCTTGGGCGTGACGCAGTAGAACTGGTAGCCCTTCTCCCACAACGGGTTCGGATGCCGCTTGATCTCCGCCCACGGCAACTTGATGTTGCGCACATGCTTGTCATCATGGTGCTGTGCCGTGATAGGAATACCGTAGTCATCCGGCCGAATGAACGGGTTGTTCGAGAAAATTGCGTTCGGCAGGTACGGCGTACACTCCGGGCCTTCCCGGTGCACGATGAAGTTTTCCCCGTACTCGATCGCTTCCGGCTCGGTCCGGTAGGTCTCGATTCGGCCTGTCCGCGTCCACTGGGGTTTGGACTCGTTAGTCTCTTCCCAGAGCGGATGCCGCGGATAGGTACGACCCATGACCATCCAGCCCTTTTCCGACTTCAACATGACGTCTGCGCTGTAGCCATAGCAGGTCGCGCTGGCGTCCAGCATGCGCTGCGGATACACGTCGACACGGTTCATGTATACGAAGTGGAAGACGCCGCGGAAGCGCGCATCGCCGGTCATCTCGGCCAACTTGGCCGCGACGCCTGCGAAGGTGTCCGCATCGTTCCGGGTGTCGTACAGCGGACGGATGCCGCCCTTCCAGATCTGCAACCACGGATTCGACACCGTGGCGGTCATTTCCGGATAGGTGAATTCCATCCACGAGTTACATGCAAACGCCACGTCGGCATGGTTGACGTCGGACGTCATCTCGATGTCTTGCGTGACGATCATCTCGATGTTCGGGTCGACGTTCTTCACCATGTCATAGTGGTGTTTGGCATTGTTGAGGATGTTCACGTTGGTGACCCAACGCACCTTGCTGGGGCTTGGCATGTGAGTCTTGCCGGTGAACACCTTGCGCCCATACTTCGGCGTGTTGACGATCAAGGCCGTATCACCATGGTTCCAGTATCCGACTTCTTCACCATAGTAGTACGACTTGGTCTTGATCTCTTTGCCGTGGGCATTCGGATCCAAGGTCAGATTGAAGGGATCTTCGCCGGTGTGCACCGCGAGACCCGCGCCTGACCAGGGTACAGCGTTCCAGACACCGGCCTTGTAGTTACCCGACCAGGTGTGGCACCCGGTGCCGAACTTGCCGATGTTGCCGGTGATGGTCATGATAAACGCGGCCGCACGACCCATTTCCGTCATGTGGAAGTAGTGACAGACGCCTTCCCCGTTGTGCATCGAGGCCGGCTTGATCGTGCCCGAATCCCGTGCCCAACGGACGATGAGGTCCTTCGGCGCGCGGGTGATCTGATGCACCGTGTCCAGGTCGTAATCCTGGAGGTGCACCTGATACATCTGATAGATCGGCATGACGTCGATCTCGCGGCCATTGCTCAGCTTCACGCGGTAGGTTCCGGTCAAAGCGGGATCAATGCCGCTCTCCTTGAAGTGGTAGCCGACCTGTTCGCGGTGCAAAGGCACGGCCTTGCCCTTGGCTAGGTCCCACACCATCATGCCGCCGAGCCGTTCAACCTGCTCGGGCTTCAAGGATTGAATGCGTCCCGAATAGCTCTTCGAGAAATCCGGGAACTTGTAGTCTGCAACCACGTCGCGCGGATCGAGGAACTGAAGCGTATCGGTCCGAATGAGCAACGGCAGGTCGGTGAACTCCTTGATGTAATCGATATCCTGCAAATTTTCATCGAAGATGATCTTTGCAGCGCCAAGGAAGTTCGCGCCGTCAGTTTCCGGCCGGAGAGGAATCCAGTAATCGGCGCGGTAGGCCGTTGGATTGTATTCCGGCGTAATGACCACGATGCGGGCGCCGCGCTCGATCGACTCGAGCTTCCAGTGCGCTTCCGGCATCTTGTTCTCGACGAAGTTCTTGCCCCAGCTGGTGTTCAGCTTGGAGAAGCGCATGTCGGAGAGGTCGACGTCGCAGTTCTGCGTGCCGTTCCAGAACGGATGGGACGGGTCCTGGTCGCCGTGCCAGGTGTAGTTGGAGTAGTACTTTCCACCCTGGGCCTTGTCTGGA
It contains:
- a CDS encoding NAD(P)H-dependent oxidoreductase, encoding MMIRLWLMLVLLVGGLLLPATSGQARDDQQVIQVLVAYHSLTGHTERMAKAVAEGVVMVPNTRATVKHVRQVTAEELFSADAIVLGSPVYWSNMAGEVKAFIDDWQFKFGVFPEFKLKNKVGAAFVTGGQISSGKELTLLSMLAAMLGNYMIVVSGGGAFGASATTEGESPGLDENELAGGRSLGQRVAEVTLAVAHGFGQGQTRSVVR
- a CDS encoding mechanosensitive ion channel is translated as MSVWMAVAGLVAVAIILAGLSALILRRGRPLPSLPFYAGGIAALLLLMVATVTQSEAVESFPPLFRSALEVLAWLGASFFIFTVLDAVIIGEWLIERGKRYIPDVVRHLLIGAEVVAAGVLILWLVMGVNLVALVALPTVAAAMVGVALKDTLTRFFSGIELGKIVKVGDWIAVADREGIVTHIGMEHVTLLTRTQDVVCLPNDLVIQNGVTNFSRPSQLHLRSVYVEAAYRATPELVCAVLEEAASSVPGVATEPRPIAMVTAFNESGIQYRIKFPILDYGQYPVIESRVRTYIWHVFSRRGIEIPFPQRVVHQMVAPESEPPEESLERIVQQLTGVDFLAMLDPKQLSLLAQGSRKETYLPGERVVRQGEAGDVLYVVVAGQADVRVETERLSKTVATIGAGQFFGEMSLLTGEPRSATVAATTGLEVIAVGKAALMRVVEADHRLLDRIGEIVARRQAVTMSAKAQLSQEAASLSAATHTRSLIERIQTFFWGKKRAPLP
- a CDS encoding (2Fe-2S)-binding protein — its product is MYVCLCKGLTESDVRAAGRQGFLTRRQLIAEFGLRENGCCGRCARNIHELVTLAKSQLDSVCPDPISS
- a CDS encoding DUF192 domain-containing protein, giving the protein MFQPSWSSLTIRALVTGFVGLLAMSAPLIGADHSPETLIAVKTPNGAVIQAELADTALKRAQGLMFREQLADDRGMLFIFGDAQPWTFWMKNTKIPLDIIWMDAKKTIIHIERNVPICTRQDDGCPQYHSDEGALYVLELGGGRAKALQLERGMRLSFKQP
- a CDS encoding molybdopterin-dependent oxidoreductase, producing MQVSVSRRQFLKISAGTVAAVAVADKVLALTALQPVIEVGNPLGEYPDRSWERVYHDQYRYDSSFTWCCSPNDTHGCRVRAFVRNGVVMRVEQNYDHQTYEDLYGNRGTFAHNPRMCLKGFTFHRRVYGPYRLKGPLMRKGWKQWMDDGSPELTPDVKRKYKFDSRFLDDLNRVSWDTAFTYVAKAAIVIATRYSGEAGARRLREQGYAPEMIEMMKGAGVRCFKHRAGMPVLGIVGKMMNTRFNGGCLPLLDTWIRKVDPDKAQGGKYYSNYTWHGDQDPSHPFWNGTQNCDVDLSDMRFSKLNTSWGKNFVENKMPEAHWKLESIERGARIVVITPEYNPTAYRADYWIPLRPETDGANFLGAAKIIFDENLQDIDYIKEFTDLPLLIRTDTLQFLDPRDVVADYKFPDFSKSYSGRIQSLKPEQVERLGGMMVWDLAKGKAVPLHREQVGYHFKESGIDPALTGTYRVKLSNGREIDVMPIYQMYQVHLQDYDLDTVHQITRAPKDLIVRWARDSGTIKPASMHNGEGVCHYFHMTEMGRAAAFIMTITGNIGKFGTGCHTWSGNYKAGVWNAVPWSGAGLAVHTGEDPFNLTLDPNAHGKEIKTKSYYYGEEVGYWNHGDTALIVNTPKYGRKVFTGKTHMPSPSKVRWVTNVNILNNAKHHYDMVKNVDPNIEMIVTQDIEMTSDVNHADVAFACNSWMEFTYPEMTATVSNPWLQIWKGGIRPLYDTRNDADTFAGVAAKLAEMTGDARFRGVFHFVYMNRVDVYPQRMLDASATCYGYSADVMLKSEKGWMVMGRTYPRHPLWEETNESKPQWTRTGRIETYRTEPEAIEYGENFIVHREGPECTPYLPNAIFSNNPFIRPDDYGIPITAQHHDDKHVRNIKLPWAEIKRHPNPLWEKGYQFYCVTPKTRHRVHSQWSVNDWVQIYESNFGDPYRMDKRTPGVGEHQLHINPQAAKDRGINDGDYVFVDGNPVDRPYRGWKPSDPFYKVARLMIRAKYNPAYPYHVTMAKHAPYVSTAKSVKGHETRPDGRAIAVDTGYQSNFRYGAQQSFTRNWLMPMHQTDSLPGKHTIAWKFKWGYAIDHHGINTVPKECLIRITKAEDGGIGARGPWEPVRTGFTPGQENEFMIKWLKGEHIKIKV
- a CDS encoding nitrate oxidoreductase subunit beta, translating into MPEVYNWQLGRKMLYPYEERHPKWQFAFVFNINRCLACQTCSMADKSTWLFSKGQEYMWWNNVETKPYGGYPQFYDVKITQLIEQVNPGGQVWNVRVGRKHHAPYGVFEGMTIFDAGAKVGQAAIGYIPTDQEWRFVNIYEDTATSMRALVENVDKSGFSRDEPWRMTGSSLPEHETYFFYLQRICNHCTYPGCLAACPRKAIYKRPEDGIVLIDQNRCRGYKKCVEQCPFKKPMYRGTTRVSEKCIACYPRIEGKDPLTGGEPMETRCMAACVGKIRMQSLVRIGEDGLWAEDRWHPLYYAIRVEQVALPLYPQWGTEPNGYYIPPRHAPRGYNRQMFGPGVDNAIEKYLVPSRELLAVLQLWRASQQIVFRYDVIPGPKVFETQIHGKRFDMYNDTVLGFNKSGKEVARIQVEEPIYIRPAERVNWL